From one Myxococcus xanthus genomic stretch:
- a CDS encoding M4 family metallopeptidase, with the protein MTTNWTRSLAGVCLVALGSACGELPDAGSPGSADVSEMGQANMELGNGSAIIRGRLGAISAPQSLSGLRGQDLTLAADQALKPVLGGVASRFGLSPKELRVRSARVDEVGLTHVRYDQVREGLRVVGGELIVHVDTSGQIFAVNGSARGAQAPSSLSRVSPDAAMAAAVNGLPDMKSMGTTQLVYFLDAQGSLFLAYELVREGERDDAPARDTVYVDAATGSVLDVHPQYHAAQNRRIHSAGNGSNLPGTLRRQEGGAATGDGHIDDNYDHVGTTYRCYSTIFGRDSFDDAGATITSTVHYGSRYVNAFWDGRQIVFGDGDNFNSGELGRDLDVVSHEFTHAVTQYDSGLVYRNESGALNESLSDIAAAICESWARGTVDADVWKIGEDIWTPGTSGDALRYMDNPTRDGSSRDFYPERYVGTADNGGVHWNSGIPNLAFKLLVTGGTHPRSKTSINVSGVGMNRAAQTFYYANQFYFTANTTMAQARALTIQAAADRYPTDTVNAVRDAWSAVGVQ; encoded by the coding sequence GTGACGACAAACTGGACTCGCAGTCTGGCGGGAGTGTGCCTCGTTGCCCTCGGTTCCGCGTGCGGTGAGTTGCCCGACGCGGGGAGCCCGGGCTCCGCGGATGTGTCGGAAATGGGGCAGGCGAACATGGAGCTGGGCAATGGCTCCGCCATCATCCGGGGACGGCTCGGGGCCATCTCCGCACCGCAGTCCCTCTCCGGGCTGCGCGGCCAGGACCTCACCCTCGCCGCGGACCAGGCGCTCAAGCCCGTGCTCGGAGGCGTTGCCTCGCGGTTCGGACTGAGCCCCAAGGAGCTACGCGTCCGCTCCGCTCGCGTGGATGAGGTGGGGCTGACTCACGTCAGGTATGACCAGGTGCGCGAGGGACTGCGCGTGGTGGGTGGAGAGCTCATCGTCCACGTCGACACGTCCGGCCAGATCTTCGCGGTGAACGGCTCCGCCAGGGGCGCCCAGGCTCCGAGCTCGCTTTCGCGCGTCTCTCCCGACGCGGCGATGGCGGCGGCCGTCAATGGATTGCCTGACATGAAGTCGATGGGAACCACCCAGTTGGTGTACTTCCTGGATGCCCAGGGCTCACTCTTCCTGGCCTACGAGCTCGTCCGCGAGGGCGAGCGTGACGACGCCCCCGCGCGCGACACCGTCTATGTGGACGCCGCAACGGGGAGCGTCCTGGACGTTCATCCGCAGTACCACGCCGCGCAGAACCGGCGGATCCACTCGGCGGGCAACGGCAGCAACCTCCCCGGTACGCTGCGACGCCAGGAGGGCGGCGCCGCCACCGGTGATGGCCACATCGACGACAACTACGACCACGTCGGCACCACGTACCGCTGCTACTCGACCATCTTCGGGCGGGATTCCTTCGATGACGCTGGCGCGACCATCACCAGCACCGTCCACTACGGCAGCCGCTACGTCAACGCCTTCTGGGATGGCCGGCAGATCGTCTTCGGCGACGGGGACAACTTCAACTCGGGCGAGCTGGGGCGCGATCTGGACGTCGTCTCCCACGAGTTCACGCACGCGGTCACGCAGTACGACTCCGGGCTCGTGTACCGCAATGAGTCCGGCGCCCTCAACGAGAGCCTGTCCGACATCGCCGCGGCCATCTGCGAGAGCTGGGCGCGCGGCACCGTGGACGCGGACGTCTGGAAGATTGGCGAGGACATCTGGACCCCGGGCACGTCGGGCGACGCCCTCCGCTACATGGACAACCCCACCCGGGATGGCTCCTCCCGGGACTTCTACCCAGAGCGCTACGTCGGGACTGCCGACAACGGCGGCGTGCACTGGAACTCCGGCATCCCCAATCTCGCGTTCAAGCTGCTCGTGACGGGCGGCACGCACCCTCGGAGCAAGACGTCCATCAACGTGTCAGGCGTGGGGATGAACCGCGCAGCGCAGACCTTCTACTACGCGAACCAGTTCTACTTCACGGCCAACACCACCATGGCCCAGGCCCGAGCCCTGACCATCCAGGCCGCCGCGGACCGCTACCCCACTGACACGGTCAACGCCGTGCGCGATGCCTGGAGCGCCGTGGGCGTGCAGTGA